The window GAACCATGGGCCAATTCGAGGGTTTGGCACCGCTGCCCATCCAGGCCTCCcaccttgagggggggggggtCTCATCCTCCCTCAGATGTGGCACACCTTCAGAAGTAGATTCACAAGAATGAGCAAACCATCAATTATAAAACAATGATTGTGGTAAGAAGGAACCACTAATTAGTAATCAACATGCCTGTATGCATGTGGGTTGAAAAGCATGGACATTGCTCACAAACCATGAAACCAAACAATCGCAGGCTCACAGTATACAGGGAAATCAGGAAAAATATAGAATATAATTAACTGCCAGTATGCTAGAAGAATAAGTGCAGTAACTTTCGAATGTATTAACAATTTGTATATGGTATCATATTTACGTATTTAATAGGATTTTACACATAACATATCGAGGTTTGATTGCACCTATGTGTTAAACAAGATACAGACAGATGAATGCGGAACCAACTGATTGGATGGACAGTGAGTGCAGGGCGGTTGGAGACCTCGGAAACAACCTCTCGAGTGGCTTCCTGCCCCCGATGGTCAAGATCATCATCTGCAACAATGCTGCGTTCATGCTTCAATAACCTAACATTCCCATTTGTAAAGCTCTCCATCCCCTCCTAAAAACAAATATCAGCAACGGTTAGTTGGGAACATAATGGACCATACGAATAAATAAAATAAGGATAAAAATTGCAGGTAACTTTTAACTGAGATCAGAGCCAGTGGAACATAATGGACCATTGTTTTGTTACATTAGATCCCTATACACCAATAAGGTATGCAATTTACTACGGTATACTCATGGATAAAAAAATCTAGGGACAACGCACCTACTAATCAGTGTGCTTGTTACTCCCAGATTGCGCTCACTGCCACTATGTTGGCAGCAACAGCGGCCATGCCTCCGGTAACAAGTGTACTTCCAGATACTGAAATAGTCTTCACACACAGCTTTGGCAACAAATTTCTATTTTTTGTATCAAAACCTAGAAATATAGGTTGAATCTATTCTTCAAGACAAATCTAACCAAATTATTTCTTTTAGACTAACCAAAATAATGATACGGAATATAGTCAGAATAATTTTACTGCACGCATTCTATGATGACATCTATCCCCACATGGAGGTTTTCAGTAGACAAACAAAAAGCGAAATTCTGGCCTTCACGAAGCAAATCGTGAGGCAGGGATTTCTCTCATCGAACAAGCTTCCTGCTTCACAGGTCGGACACATCGGTCGCCGACCGGCGAGGAAGAGGGCGGAGGTGAGATTGGAAAGGTAGTACTCTGGGGTGGTGTGTGTCTGACGCGTCGAAGTGGAAGGACCAGCCGCAGAGGTAGGGGAAGGCGGGGGCGGCGAGCACCTCGACGCAGGAGGCGGCGAAGGATTGGAGGGACTGCAACCTCGACGGGGCCGGCACGGCCAGGCAAGGGGAGACGGCGTCGTCCACGCCGCCGCCACGCCACTGGAGCGCGAATGTGAGGAGGGCGAGCGCGAGCAGTTGGGCGGTGAGGAGGAGCAGCAGGTGGCGCCACGCCGCGGGGCCGCCGCCGACGCGGTGGAGGACGGCGATCGGAGATCGGGCCGAGGGCGACGCACCGACGCCAGAGAAGAGCACAACCCTAGGTGGTGGGGGAGGCCGCGACGGGAGGTAGCGGGGGCGGCCGCGATGGGCGGCGGCGTTTGATGGAGGGAGATGGGGAGGGGATCGGCGGCGGCTgcgagggcgagggcggcggcttGATGTGTGAGGGCGACGGCGAAGGATCTGGTGGGGCGTCGCCGGGAGTGAGGGAGGAGATGGGGGCGGGCGGGGTCGGCACCAGGAGTGAGGGAGGAGATGGGGGCAGGCGGCGCCGGGATCGGGGAGGAGATGGGGGCGGGCGGCGCCGGGAGCCAGGGAGGAGGTTGGGGGTTGGAGGCATCGATCGTAGGGTTTTTTGGCACGGTTTTTTTCACGGGTGGGTTGCGAGTTAACGAAGGTGGGAAGATGACAAAAAAACCAGCAAAAATAAACCGCACAGagtattcaccaactgctccattagaagtagagatgaAGTGGCACAGAAAGCTCAAGTAAAAGGGGAAATATATTGTGTATACCATGATTTATTACTTATATTTGTCCAACCAAAAGAAAATTTACACACCAAAGTACAGATCACAAAACGTCCGGAGTACAAACTAGAAGCCCATATTCAACTCCACAAAACTCAGAACTCGGATATTGTGGGAAGTTTTATTTCGGGAAGTTGTATTGTATCTCCATCTTATTATTCTGCAAGAGGTGGCCAGACCGGCACCTCAAACTTTCACAAGTAGCGGCCGCCAGCCAGGCTCAGTGCTGCCCGGGCAGCTTTTCCTTGATCTTGTCCATGACGCCCTTCTTTTCGCCGGCGCCATCGGTGCCATGCGTCCCAGTACCGGTCATTCCGGTGTGTCCTGGCTGCCCGTAGGTACCGCCTGTGGCCGCGGAGCCATGTGCCCCGGTGCCGGCCATGCCAGTACCCTGCTGTCCATAGGTGCCATCGGCGTGCTGCTGGTCACCGTGGCCACCAGGGAGCTTCTCCTTGATCTTATCCTtgatgcccttcttcctcctcccgcccatGCCATCATCCTCAGACTTTCACGCCGAACGAGAAAATTCAGTCGTTGATGCTTTTTCATTCAAAGTCTAAACGGGAAAATGCAACTATTGCAAGTGTTAGCAAGAAGTATATATATACGCACCGAGCTGGAGCTCGAGCTGCCGGAGCGCTGCAGGATCCCGCCGGCCTTGTGCTCCTCCCTCGTGGGCTGGAAATGCCCACCAGTGGCAGCGCCGGTGCCGCTGCCTCCGTGCGCGCCCATGCCGGTGCCTACGCCATGTCCGGCAACCGGGTTACCGTACTCGTCGACGCGGTTGGTCGCCTGGCCGTGCTGCTGCTGTCCCTGGTACTCCATCTTGCAGACTTGCACAGGTGTTGATCTTGGTTGTCTTCCCGACTTGGCTGCAACTCGTGGCTGTGTTGTGTAAGCAGGTCCAGCACGAGGCACAATTTATAGCCGACGGGATAGGATCGTCGGAGGCGCTACGTGTGCTCGCGGGAGCGGGTTGCCGGTGACTGATGACTAGCCCATAAAGAGAGGCCGGACGTGTGCAGCTACTGGGCGCCTTCGGGTTGCCACGTCTGAGCTTGTTCTCGAAGAGGTGATGACACACAAGGGACACTTCCAAAAGTCGTCTTGTTTGCTTGGGAAACTGACAGCTCGAAGCGTCGGCATGGAACAAAAATGGAACTATATGGACCAAAGGTATCCTATCATTAAAAGTAGGCGCGTTCGGGTTATTATGATCGAGCAATATCAAATTCATTTTTATGCCCGCGAGGATGTCCATCGCACGTCCATGAAAATATGCATCGACTGAAAATCATAACCCTGCTCATTAAAAATGGGAAAATGGGTCGGCAGGTGATGGTATGCTAGCAACACAAGGCGAAGTAGGTTAGGTGACAGAAGTTGAGTGCAAGGGCTGAGTCTCAGGGTGAAAACTTATGATCCACCTTCATTGGTTGAACATGGGAATGACGTTGTTCATATGACATTCTCTAGTTGAAGACATTGCATGAAGTTTACTCAAACTCCTCTTCGAGGTGAAAATTCACGATCTAACCTTAGTAGTTGGTTACAACGACGACAGCGCTCATGTGTTGTTCTCTTCCTGAAAGCATCATTGTTGAAGCACCTATACCTCCCTAAAAGAATC is drawn from Triticum dicoccoides isolate Atlit2015 ecotype Zavitan chromosome 6B, WEW_v2.0, whole genome shotgun sequence and contains these coding sequences:
- the LOC119320193 gene encoding dehydrin DHN3-like gives rise to the protein MEYQGQQQHGQATNRVDEYGNPVAGHGVGTGMGAHGGSGTGAATGGHFQPTREEHKAGGILQRSGSSSSSSSEDDGMGGRRKKGIKDKIKEKLPGGHGDQQHADGTYGQQGTGMAGTGAHGSAATGGTYGQPGHTGMTGTGTHGTDGAGEKKGVMDKIKEKLPGQH